DNA sequence from the Hippopotamus amphibius kiboko isolate mHipAmp2 chromosome 1, mHipAmp2.hap2, whole genome shotgun sequence genome:
CCCCATGAAGAGCTGAGAGGGAATGGAAGGTGCCGTAGGGCTTGTAACACCAGCTCAAAGTGCTTCCTGTTACTGATGTTTGGTAGCAGAAGCACAAGTAAAGAAATGTTGGTCTGGTTAAGGCTGATGACTAGTTTACCAGGCCTACCAGCCACCAAGCTCCGCCAGGCATCTGAGCAGGAACCACATTAACCAATTAACTTTCTGCAGCAGCGGAGAAAACCAACCCTGAACTTGGCCCAAAAGGaagcagaggaaaaggagaatCCATGGGAGTTTCAAGACAGCCTCCAACTCTTTGCAGGCAAGCCCATGGGTTCAGGCCCTGAACAGgtcaggaggggaaggaggccgAGAAGCTCCAGCTCCGATCTCGGGGGATGCACTTCAACAGGAGGAAGACCTTAGTAGCTTCTGAGCAGATGCTGCAGAGGAAACTGCCTAACGTGAACACAGGTGGGCTAGCTCACAGCGACCCCTGGGGAAAGGAGATTGGAGCTGCAAGGAGGGCTCCGAGAGGTCCGCCGGAAGACAGCTCTCACTGACTGTCCTGGCTTATTACACAGAAGGGCTTTTGGAGCAATTGCTCAACGTGAGTTCATTCTGAGGGACAGACAGTTCAGGGCTTCGGGGAGTCCACAAATCCCCTAAAATGGAATGCTCAGTTAGATGTCTACACACATTTTAATGGGGAAAGGAGGCTTTGCTTTTAATCAGATTTTCAGTTAAAAGCCACTAGTatagataagtaaatataaagcagaatttttctaagaaaaggTTATCTATTACCTCAATTTTGCTTCTCAGAGTATGGCCCTCTGGCAATGTCATCATTACCTGGGAACTCGCTAGAAATGCAaatcctccacccccacccccagacctacAAAACCAGACACTCAGGAGGCAGGCCCAGCCATCTGCGCGGTAGCAAGGCCTCCGGGTGACTCGGCCGCGCTGCTCTGGACCCAAGAGCACCATCTGGTGGTCACTCAGGTGCATCTCGGGCAGAGGGTTTGGGACCCCGCACCCACCCTCCTCAAGCCTCCCCCAGGAAGAGACAGGTCCTGCTGTGACGAGGGAGAGAAGCAACCCGTCTCCACCAAAATATGCCAGACTTCCATTCTTTCTGCCCAGCTCCCCACGGAATTCTGGACTGGCTCCTCCTATAGTCCGGTTCAGTGAGCAAAGATGGTACAGGCAAACAGGCTCACGACACGTCATCTCTGTGTGAAGGTAAAAAAGAGCTCCCACTGGGGCGGCTGACTGCAGGAAGACCCTGCACAGCTCAGCAGCACCGAGAAATGGGAATAAACCTTATCACTGCCTTAAAGcgggtattttttttcttttagaacacAGATTAGGATTATGCTAATCTTTCTTTCACGTGTGAACGGCACTTAGGTATTACACTGTGTGGGtctgttgacccttgaacagcatgcATTTGAACTCCGTGGATCCACTTACACTGGGATTTTTTTCgacagtaaatactacagtaccacCCTGTCAGCAGTTGTTGAATCTGTGGATACACAGGGACCTCAAATaaggagggctgactataaatgACATGGGATTTTTGCCAGTGGGGAGGATTGGTGCTCCTAATCCTTGCCTTGTTCAAGAGTTAACTGTTTACACAGAAACCTGcgcattttacaaatataaaagctGAAACAGATGAATAAGCGGCAAGTGCATTTAGATATAAGGCCACAAAAGGCCAGAAGGTGGGTTTTCTTCCTCCCCCGAGGCTAGGAGATCTGGGCCACTCCTGACTGCCACACAGCAGGCTTTGCTTGGATACAGGACCTGCCCACAACTCCCCAAGGAGTCCACCTCCAGGGCCTCTGACCAGGACACAGGCCACACAGGGGGAGACAACCCTAGTTTCAGGGCTCCTCTCTGCCTGACACCCCGCAACTGAGGGGTCCTCAGCAGCCCGCCATCCATCCCAAGGCCACCTGCCCATCCATACCTGAAGGTCCTTCGTGTGGCTGGTGACCGGGAGCAGCAGGATGAGGAGCCAGAGCTGGAGCGGCTGCGAGAACAGAGCTGCCGACGGGCCTTGCTTGGGGGGCTCTGGTAGGGGCAGTGGTCAGAGCGAGGGGGACTGACCCCTGAGTCCTCTTCTTcatcgtcctcctcctcctcgtcttcCTCCTCCAGGGGGAAGCTGCTCTCTCCAccgctgctgctgctgtcctCAAAGACAGTGTCATATGCGGGGCTCTTGCAGGAGGCCAGGTCTTCGTCCTCCAAGGCCGTCTCCAGGAGTCCAAAGTGCTTGGTGAGGCTGGCGCGGATCTCGTGGTCTCTCAGCAGCGTACTGTCCTTAGTGGGGACACCGACGTCACAGCGcctgccttcctctctgccaGCGGCCTGTGCCTCAGCCCGCAGGCCCCCTTGCCGGGGCCAGTCCTCAAGGTGGATCCCAGACGGCTCCCAAGACCTCAGCACCTTCCTCTGCAGGGCGCCGTCTGGCTTGAGCACCTGGCAGTAGTCGTGGTCTCCAAAGGAGCAGGAGAAGGGGCGCTTCTGACCGGCCTGGGAGGCTGGCTGGGCTGTGGCATGCCGCAGGCGGGACAGCAGCTCGCTCCGCTCTGGGTGCTTCTTTGGCAGCTTGTGGGCAGCCTCTGCGGCGGCCCCGAGCTGGCGGCTCTCCGGGCTAGGGAGGCTGGGAGCTATGTCTTTGCCTGGGCTGTGCTTGATGCCTGGCTTGAAGGGGTCCTCCTCTGTGGGCTTGTACGGAGGCGTGGTGGGCGGAGTGAGTCCTACCCAAGCAAGAGAAAAAACACGTGAGGTAGAGACAGATCACGTCTCCAAGGGACACGGAGACACTAGTTTGGGATGGCAGAGAAGCAGCATTTATGTCACCATTCCCCAGACCCAATGGATGGCAGGCATCACTAGCTGATCCCTGCACTGCTGACTGAGTCTGGATGTAGCCTGGGACTCCTTCTCACATAGGCCGTCAACAATTTTTCAGAGCTGGCAAGTGATGAAATCCATTTGCCATCCCTTCTGTAGCCTGGCAATGGTAGACAAAGCCTCCAGGTTATCCAAGGGAGATCTCTCTTCCTGCTCCACATCCAGTCATTCCATAAAGCCCTCCCAACTGGTTGTCCCAAATGCCTCTGAAGTCTCCCAGGGTATAGAGGGGGCAGGCACCACAGGTAAAACCTCTCACCTGGATCTGACCACCACAGTGACCTTAGTGGTCCTGCAACTGACCTTGGCCTCCATCCTCCCCCAGGCACCAGAGGGAACTTGCCAAAATGCCAGAGATATCTTCCTTTTGGGGGCTCCTGGAGCCTACAGGATCTAGACAAAACCCTTCAGCCTTTGGTGGTTGCTCTCATCTGACCCCCCGGTTCTGCCACAGAGCAACACCAGGTAGCCAGTCTCCTCTGATGCACCTGTACTTTCGCTCCTCAGTGCCTTTGCTCACGCCAATTCTGCTGCCAGGGAtacacttctcttttttttttttttttctgtctcgcCAACTCCTATGTGTCCTGCAAGCGCAGCTCAAATGCCTGCTGCTCTGGGTACCCTGTGAATCTTCTCAGGCCacatcctgcccctccccaccctgcccttcctCTGTGCTCCTAGAGTTCTTGCACGGTCTTTGGAATGGCCTTTGGAATGAGTGCATATCAAACAGTACTTGTCATGGTACGAGTCTGTCTCCCATATAAGACTGCGGGCTCCTTCATTAGAAGACATGTGTCTCTTTCTTTTCATATCAGGTTACTTGCCAATTGTTGGCAGCTGAACAGCTGAGCCTGGGCCCTGACTCTCCTTATAATACCCTCGATGTTTATCTCAAGACCCAAGACCCAGTGTAGCCTGTGCAGTGGCGGCAAGGAGGGCTTGATGGGGTACCCCCCTACTGCCTGAGGGGCTGCTTCCCCAAAGGCACCCCGCCAGCTGAGCCCCCGGCTCACCTGCTGTGCCACAGAGCTCCACCGTCAAGGTCTGCTCGAAGCTCTTCTTGCCAAAAGGAGGGTCgtcagtggggctggggaggacgGGAAGGAAAGAAGCCACTCAGCAGCAGGTTCCACCTCCCCAGGTATGCCAGGAGGGCAAGGGGACATTGTGACAGACCCTGGTTCTTCTGCCCACAAAAGTGAGGTCTGGGGAGAATTTGCAGGGAAACCCCATCCTGGTTGTTAGAGGAATTCAAAGCTGTGCAGCTCTTTTAGGAGACATGGGAGAGATTTGAGGGAGGTAGGAATAGAACAAGCATTGTCAGCCTCCTTATTTTACGAGGGAacacctgaggcccagagaggagaagacactcgcccaaggtcacacagcattgTCAGCTTTTCCCCATGAAATTCTCCATCTTTCCCCTGGGCCTGCAGAGACCAGCTTCTAAAAACAAACTCCCTTCCAAGGAAGCCCATCTCCTGAGAACCCCACATGGCAATGAGGGCGCAGGCATGCGGACAGGACCAGGCTCTGGGGGAACCAGCCTACACCCAACCAGATAAGGTCTCATGGAATACTAAACCAGCAATTTCTAAAAATCTACCTTTGTAACATGGCCAGCATGAGGCACCTGGGAGAAtctgaaaagaagacaaaaaagaaaaaaataagattcccCATCATGGTACTACTAGCAGATGTTTCCCTCTGAGCTTCATCAGTACCAAGCACAGCTTATTTCAGGCATGTGACCCAAAAGCCTCTGCCATTTTTAGGGACCAGCAGGAGCAACTCAAATCCACCGTCATTCCCCCAGACTCAGCAACATTAACAGCTGGCGGATCTACTGATTTTGCAGAGTGGGTGGGTACCAGGGCGACCCCTTCTGGCCAATCGATGTAGCACAGTGGTGAAGCATTCCAGCTTCTAAGGCCAGCGGCTGCCGGCTCTGCCCCAGGTAGATGCAGGACTAACTAGTTGAACTGGCCGTTAGAtatctctgtgcctttgtttctGTGCCTTAACATGGAAATTACAACAGCACCCACCACACAGGCTTCCTGTGAGGATCAGTGGGCATAATCTGTTAAATCAGACCAAGGCTGGCATAGCAAGTGCATAATAGATAACGGctgtattattatccccactacTGCTaccatttaaaatgcaatttcaCTGCGGAGATGAATTTATCGACTCACACCATCACATTGTCACCCAGGAAGTCTTCTTTAGAGCACTTATCACAATTTGTAATTACTTTCCCTGTTTACTCACTTTTCGATCGCCTGTCTGCCCCACTGAAACACAAGCCCCAAGACGGTGGGCACCTTGCTCCTCACTCATTAAGGACGCCTGGCCCATGTATGATGAGACACTCAGAGCTGTGTAGGTGGTTCCTGAAGATCTGCCCAACTAGCCCACTGTACAGGAAGGGAAGTTGAgagccagagagggaaagggatttGCCCAACCCAGGGTTCCTGGCTCCCATGAAGTGGGGTCTGCCACACCCCGGCCCTGCCCCCTCTCTCGGACCACAGACTCCAACTACCTCCGGCAGAGAGCTGTGGGCAACTGGGGTCCTCGTCCGTGTCCCCACACCCACTCTCACAGGGGCTCTCCAGAGCTGGGATCTGGGGTCCCTGTAGGAGCTGCTGGTCTTGGCCACTGTCCTCCTCCGTGGGGCTGCCCGGCTCCCCCTGCATGCCGTAGGCCTCGGGGGCCAGGCGCAGCGAGGGCAGAGCCCCTTGGGGCTCCACAGGGACCATCGGCTCATCGGTGAATGTCAGCCAGGGGCCCAGCTCGGGGTTCAGTCTCCTGGAACGCCGCACGGGGCACACGGAgctctcctgcttcctccccagctTGGTCCACGGCAGGCCCCGGCCTGGCCTTTTCCggccccactcctcctcctcctcctcttcctctttttcttcttcctcctcctcctcttcttcctcatcttcctcctctggctgcagcctggccaaCCGGCTGACGTGCCCTTTCACCTCTAGCCGCAGCGGGCGCAGGCTGGGTCTAGGCCCCGAGTTCTTGGGTGAAGCTGCGACCCTCACCTCCTCCATGGGGGATGGGTGGCCCACGGAGGCCTGGCTGTCTTTGGGCCTAGGCCGGGCCCGGGGCGTGAGGGAGGCGTAGACAGGCGTGGCCAGGCGGTAGGGTTTGCTGACATCACAGAGGACATCTTGAGCCAGAAGTTCCCTCAGGATGGAGAACTCAGCCCAGGTGGCTCTGGAAGGGTGCTGGGGTCGAGACCGGCGTGTGACCTGCTTGGCGGGGCtcctgcagggctggggggccGGCTCTGGGGCCTGTGCGGGCAGCTTCCTCTGGGGGAGGCAGTAGGTGTGCATGTAGCGGATGAGCTGCACCAGGGCCTGCACGTCCTCCTGGGAAGCCTGGGTGCTGGGCTCCGCCCTGCCTGGCGCTGGGGGGTCTCGGGGGGAGGCTGGagctggctgggggctggggcagtcCTCGCAcgcctcctcatcctccttggcAGGGAACCGGGGACTCAGGGGTGGCGGCGGCTTCAGGCCCCTCTCGGGGCAGCGGGCTTTAGCCCGGGGGCAGGACGGCACCGAGGTGAGGTGCTTATGCAGCTCTGTGCAACTCCGGCTCTGAGACTGCGGCGCGGGGGCCTTCCTGTCCTGGGTGCTGTCCACCTGGAGAGGGAAAGAGGCCAGAGTGAGGAGGGAGACCCACACTGCTTCTCCCCTCTGCCCATCCCAGCAGCCACTGGCCAGGCCCAGCGGGTCTCACCTGGATCATCAGATTTGCCAGGTTTCACCACTTCATCCCCAGCTTCCAGCACAGAGCCTTGCACTTGGCAGTGCTCAGGGGATGAGGAACGAAGACATGGCCAGCCTCCTAACAGGTCCCCCAGTTATGGATTTCACCCTTTCCAGATTTACTGCCAAAGCCTGCTCTGACTATCCTGCTCTCCAGCGCGGAGCCTTCAGAGAGATGGCCAGGAAGTACATTAgcggttgcctggggctgggcgtGGGAACAGGGATTAACTGTAAACAGGGGCACTGGGGATCTtcctgggatgatggaaatgttctaaaactggattgtggtcATGGCTGCGTGACTCTGTAaattactaaaaatcactgaatcatACTTTTAAAACAGGTGCCTTTTATGGTATGTAAGCGGCACCTccataaagctgttaaaaagaagaaaaattcagtaGCTTCCCAGTGCCCATGGGGTAAAGGGAGGCCCTCTGGCCAGGGGTGCTCTGCAATGTGGCCCCCGCCAACCACTCTCTCCAGCCTTGTCTGCCCCCACTTGTCTACACAGGGGCTTTACTTCCAGTACAAATGTCTCTTTGCTGGGGCCAGACTGGCTGTCAGGGTGCCTCACGCCCCTGGTGTGCTCCCTAGCCTTCTGGAGGGCAGGATGGCTCACCAAGGAGCTTAGCTGCTGCCCTGAGACAAAATGGAACACGAGGGATGGACCTCTGTTTTGGGGAGCTCAACCAGGACACGTAGGGAGGGGGCACAGGGAAAGGGTCCACCCCACAGGAGAGCCCAGGCAGCGGACAGGCTCCTACACAGAGCCACTGTCTAAGAAAGATGCCACCCTGATTCTGCCCTGAGGGGTGGCACTGTCCGCAGCAGTCCCCTGCAGCAGTGTCTGGGGACAAACGGGGAGGGCTGGGTGCAGGCTTTGAGTAACAGGAACACTGGGAAATCACCCCTGAAACCTCTCCTTGGAAGTCTCAGAAGACGGAGCCCAAGGAGGAAAAGGGACTTGCTTccctcctgggtgtttcagctcTCTGATGGCTCCCCCACAAAATAAATCCAAACTCCTTCTTGTGGTCTCCATGGGCGAGGATCTTGTTTCATTCTATCACCTCATTAGAataagcttcctgagggcaggccACGTCCTCCTCGTCCCTGCTCTAACCCAGCATCTAAcacagtgcctagaacactgAGGTACAGTTGACTCTGAACAATGTGGGGATTGCGGGGGGGCAGACCAGCCTCACGGTGGAAAATCCACATGTGACTCATGGTCAGACCTCAGCACCATGGTTCCTCTGcacctgtggattcaaccaactgcggaTTCTGCACTACtctagtatttactactgaaaaaaatccatgtgtaagtggacctgtgccgtttaaacccgtgttgttcaagagtcaaccgTACATGAAAACGTCCAGGGCTCTCTCTAGAACCCCACACTGGCCTGGGTCTCAAGCAGTGCTCAGCACATCAGCGACAAGGGTTGTGTGAGGAACAAAGAGGGAAACTGGAAGTGGATTGAACTTGATGGTCTCTAACATGAGTGGAAGGGTGCACTCCACCCCGGAGACTCCCTGAAGGCCCAGGTGGGTTTGGAGGTACACGCAGAATACCTTGACACAAGGCCGCTGACTTCTGGACCTGAGGCCTGTCTGGCGCCAGGAGGTCCCTTCCTTCTGGCTGTCAGAGGTCGAGGTTGGGTAGGACGTGGCGAGAAGGAGTTtctgcagctgcaggaggagcagagaggagaagCCGGGGCTGAGCCGCAGCCAGAGACACGGAGGAGTGCATCTCAGGGAGAAGCCCGGCCCAGAGCCAGCCCCTCAGGACCGACCACGCCCTGACCCTGTCATCACGGGACCACAGAAGAACAAGGGGAGGGCATTTAATGACCTAAAATATGTTCCCAATATATTAAGTACAGTAAGCAGGTTGTCTAACAATCCCAAACATGCACAAATATCCAGATACAATCTAAGTCCTTTTCAGAGTTAAGAACCCAAGAGGAATATCTGTGATCTTGAGACCCAAATAGAACTTAGGTGATGTCTACCCATCCTACTATGGAAATATGATGCACATAGTCGATTAGACACTCTGCATATACTCGTAGTACACatgcacgcatacacacacacacacacacacaatctggaAGGTGAGGCCCCACAATGATTCTTTGGTGTAGGATTTCAGCtgacttctctgttctttttgctTACTCATACtgtttggaaaattattttacctTAAACACTTGGAAATGGTGAAAAACACACATACCACAAATTCTAACAGGTGGACAACTGGAAGCTGGTCTCCCTCTTGTCCAAGGTCGAAGAGGCAACTACTATGAACCACGTTCTTGTGACCCTTTCATGAGGTGGGATTCAATCATACAAGAACACATATGTACACATCACTTCCAACCAGCCAGGTGTTTTCACACAAGTGGAAGCATACTATGCTTAAGCCTGTCTggcttttctaatttttctgtaaaagttGCTGACCTCCTTAGACTTCTGCACCTGGAGAAAAGGTGCTCAGTGTATTCCAGCCGAGAAAGCAGGGAACTGAGTGCACCTGGGGGTTTCACCAGGGATCCTACcacagccaaggttgagaacaaGTGGGGAAGCATGATGGGTTTTTGCTACAACACCAAGTATTTCCTTGGGGGACATGATCCCCAGGTCACCCCAGGAGAATTGTCAAAAGCCTGGGAACCAGAAAACAggccactccccactcccctagAAGCTGGAGGAGCCACACCACCCTACCTAGACCCCAGACCAACACACACGTCTGTGATTCTCTGATGTGGATGGCAAAAGATCCTTAGACCAGAGGCAAGGGACCTGGTTCTGATCCAGTTCAACTCCAACTCACTGTGAGACCTTGGGCGAGTCCGTTCTCTTTTCCCACCTTGGTTTTTCCAAGatgatgttgtgtgtgtgtgtgtgtgtgtgtgtatgtgtgtgtgtgtgtgtgtaaaacaggGGCAGGTAGACTAAATGATTGGGTCTTTTTTGACTCACAGGTCCCTTTAAGAacacaagagaagctgctgacCTCAGAAAAACGCACATACATGTAGAGGTCCATGGGTCCCCATCAGTCCAGAGGTGGACACTCTGGGACCCAGGACTGCAGGTTAAGAACTGGGTGtctggggagattgggattgccacgtatacattactaataagaaaaaaaaaaacccaaattgtacactctaaatttatacagtttattgtatgttaactgtatctcaataaaagttctttaaaaaaaaaaaagaatggggtgTCTGTATAAATTCTCAGGGCCTTTCTAGAATTCTGTTGGTAGGCAGGGAGTCTAGATGGTAAGTCTGTTTCCTgtgtgcctagcacagtgcctgaaacaGAAGTGCAGTCTAAGGCATGAGAGGGAACTGGTGACCAGCAAGGGTcgctctctgcctcctccaggcgTAGTCCCCCTCCAGAGTCCCCTGCAGAATTCCTCTTGTAGCTACTTCTACCGCCACTACCGCTACCGCCACCGCCGGTTGCACAGGGACTATCACCCATTTGCTGAGCCACTTCTTTGTACCAGGCGCTGTTCTAAGTCCTCACGTGTATTCCCTGCTGCACTCCCCCCAGCCGCCTCTGAGATAATCACTATCATTAACGCCACCTTACAGACCAGGACGCTGAGTCAGAGAGAGGCTAGGTGCCCAGGGGACACCTAAGCCTTCACTGGTGGGGCTCGGATTCAACCTAGGTCTGATCCGTGTGTGAAAGGAAGCACGACCCTCACCAGCAGGAGTCACGGTGCAGGACTGAACACACTCTTGCGCCCGGAACACACAGGTGCTTGCTAAATGCTTCACGCTACTTTGGGGAAGCTGAAGGCAgtaggaaagagggaaaggggtCCTGGACAAGAGTCAGAATACCTGGGTCCTCGTCCTTGCTGGCACACCAACTTGCTGAGTGACCCTGGGAGAGGCCCTCCTCTCACTGGACCTCAAGTTCCCCAGAGCTGCACTTTACGGTCACCACGGGCTCGTCCAGCTCCAACTCAGCACGATCTAAGACCCCTTCCACGTCCAACAGGCTCTGATTTTCCAGCTAAGTCTCGCCAGCCCCTAGGAGCTACAGTGCTGAGATGAGGAGGCCAACACAGGTGAGCTAGACTTCACAAGCCAGGACATCTGGGTTTCCGGCACCCAGCAACTTCTGAGGTCCAGACCGCTCTGAAACCTGAAAAAGTTGAAACCTTCTCCCCAGAAACCTGCAATGCCATGTGTATGTTTCTACATTCCAGGCACACTCAGGCAGCATTTAACTGAGTATGAACCGGTCCAACCTCTTTGGAGGGCAAGCTGGAAGTATTTGTCTAAACTGAAAAACCACATATCCTGCAACCCAGGAATTCcttttctaggaatgtatccatttACAAGTGGCAAAGGCCTGTACCAGGACACAGACTGAAGCAATGGAACAATAAAGGACTTGAAACGACGTGCATGTCCACCAACCAGGGGACTGGTTAAAAGAGTTATGGTACTTCCTTATGAAGGAACACTATGCagccaacaaaaataataagacaGAGCTACCTCTGCTTATCCGAAAGAGTTTCCAAGACACACACTTCACTGAGAAAAAGCAAGATGCAGGGACGTGTATAATGGAGGCTCCCTTtcgtagtttaaaaaaaaaaatgtggaagagGAAAGTCACACAATAGATTGGTAACCATGGTAACTTCTAGGGAAGGAAAAAACCATTGTGAGATGGGTAAAGAGGTTTTGCTTTTAACTATTCATACTTCCCGCTTGAATTTTTACTGTGTGTATgtaaaatctttagaaaaatgtctgcgTTTAATTTCAAGGGTTTAACACACTCTTAGGGTCAATCCATGAAATTCCAAAGGAACTACAGAGTTGCAGGTGACGCCTAGGGAGGCCTCCCATGGCCAGTCCAGGCTGTCTGCCCTGAACCCTTGCTGGTGACGCACGGAGACCCCTGCAGGGCCTGGAGCTGGTTTCCCTGCACCCACCAACCCCTACCACTCAGACACGACATCTCAGGCCATCACCATCACTTCAGCTGGAAACAGACTCTCACCAGTGAGAGCTCATCCACTTCAGGGGCTGAGGCGGGGGGCCTttccagggaggggctggagggcgcAGATGAGGGCACAGGCGAAGCAGAAGCACAGGAGGCTGCATCTCCATCATCCAGGGCTGGGAAGGCGGCCAGACGCACATCTTCAGGGATGTCATCCAGGGTCTTGGTGAGCGCTGCCAGGAGGGCCTCATTCTCATTGTTGATTATCTGCAGTgagcagagaggcagaggggaCGTGGTGAGTCAATGCCTTGGGCTCAGCGACTTTGTGCAGAAATTTGCTCTGTACACACAGCTGCGCCGCCGCCACCCTCCCGCCAAACCCGCTCAGATCCTCTCAGTTTGCTGGGACAGCAGACACCCAAGAAACGTGGTATGGACTCCGAGAATCACAGGAGTTTATGA
Encoded proteins:
- the PPARGC1B gene encoding peroxisome proliferator-activated receptor gamma coactivator 1-beta produces the protein MAGNDCGALLDEELSSFFLNYLADTQGGGSGEEQLCADFPELDLSQLDASDFDSATCLEELQWCSENSETEPSQYSPDDAELFQIINNENEALLAALTKTLDDIPEDVRLAAFPALDDGDAASCASASPVPSSAPSSPSLERPPASAPEVDELSLLQKLLLATSYPTSTSDSQKEGTSWRQTGLRSRSQRPCVKVDSTQDRKAPAPQSQSRSCTELHKHLTSVPSCPRAKARCPERGLKPPPPLSPRFPAKEDEEACEDCPSPQPAPASPRDPPAPGRAEPSTQASQEDVQALVQLIRYMHTYCLPQRKLPAQAPEPAPQPCRSPAKQVTRRSRPQHPSRATWAEFSILRELLAQDVLCDVSKPYRLATPVYASLTPRARPRPKDSQASVGHPSPMEEVRVAASPKNSGPRPSLRPLRLEVKGHVSRLARLQPEEEDEEEEEEEEEEKEEEEEEEEWGRKRPGRGLPWTKLGRKQESSVCPVRRSRRLNPELGPWLTFTDEPMVPVEPQGALPSLRLAPEAYGMQGEPGSPTEEDSGQDQQLLQGPQIPALESPCESGCGDTDEDPSCPQLSAGDSPRCLMLAMLQSPTDDPPFGKKSFEQTLTVELCGTAGLTPPTTPPYKPTEEDPFKPGIKHSPGKDIAPSLPSPESRQLGAAAEAAHKLPKKHPERSELLSRLRHATAQPASQAGQKRPFSCSFGDHDYCQVLKPDGALQRKVLRSWEPSGIHLEDWPRQGGLRAEAQAAGREEGRRCDVGVPTKDSTLLRDHEIRASLTKHFGLLETALEDEDLASCKSPAYDTVFEDSSSSGGESSFPLEEEDEEEEDDEEEDSGVSPPRSDHCPYQSPPSKARRQLCSRSRSSSGSSSCCSRSPATRRTFRCESRGSCSDGTPSVRHARKRREKAIGEGRVVYVRNLSSDMSSRELKRRFEVFGEIVECQVLTRSKRGEKYGFITYRCSEHAALSLRNGAALRKRSEPSLQLSYGGLQHFCWPRYTDYDSNSEEALPASVKTKYEAMDFDSLLKEAQQSLH